The proteins below are encoded in one region of Sedimentibacter sp. zth1:
- the trmD gene encoding tRNA (guanosine(37)-N1)-methyltransferase TrmD produces the protein MKIDIITLFPELIDTYAHNGIIGRAAENSLLSINYVNLRDFSEDKHKRVDDYPYGGGPGMLLKPEPLYNALRYIKKDNSYVIYLSPKGNVFNQQKAKEYTKYEHIIFIVGHYEGIDQRIIDMFVDEEVSIGDYVLTSGELPALIIADAVGRLIPGVLGSEESIVEESHSSELLEYPQYTRPEEFMGHKVPEIILSGNHQKIKAWRELKSVELTLERRKDKLSNISQIDIDKRCEKLNKIINRK, from the coding sequence ATGAAAATAGATATTATAACGCTTTTCCCGGAATTGATAGATACCTATGCACATAATGGTATTATAGGCAGAGCTGCGGAAAATAGTTTACTAAGTATAAATTATGTAAACCTAAGAGACTTTTCTGAAGATAAGCATAAGCGTGTTGATGACTATCCTTATGGCGGTGGACCAGGAATGTTACTTAAACCTGAGCCTTTATATAATGCGTTAAGGTATATTAAGAAAGATAACAGTTATGTAATTTATCTTTCGCCAAAGGGTAATGTGTTTAATCAACAAAAGGCTAAGGAATATACTAAATATGAGCATATTATATTTATTGTTGGACACTATGAGGGAATAGATCAAAGAATTATTGATATGTTTGTAGACGAAGAAGTATCTATAGGAGATTATGTACTTACAAGTGGAGAACTTCCAGCATTAATTATTGCAGATGCAGTTGGAAGGCTTATTCCTGGAGTTTTAGGTTCAGAAGAGTCTATCGTAGAAGAATCTCATAGTTCAGAATTATTAGAATATCCACAGTATACAAGACCTGAGGAATTTATGGGTCATAAGGTTCCAGAGATAATCTTATCTGGTAATCATCAAAAGATAAAAGCATGGAGAGAATTGAAATCCGTAGAGCTTACATTGGAAAGAAGAAAAGACAAGCTAAGTAACATAAGCCAAATAGATATAGATAAAAGATGCGAAAAGCTTAATAAAATAATAAATCGAAAATAG
- the rimM gene encoding ribosome maturation factor RimM (Essential for efficient processing of 16S rRNA), with translation MKDYIKVGKIVNTHGVKGCVKVIALTDDVDRFDELDYVYTEIDNRKRKIENVFYRKGMAFIEFEGITNMVDAEKFKETYVSIEESQLKDLPKDTYYVFELEGLDVYSTEGELIGKVKEVFQTGANDVYEVISKAKTYYIPAIKDVVKEINIEEKKIVINIIEGLLE, from the coding sequence ATGAAAGATTATATTAAGGTTGGGAAAATAGTTAATACACATGGTGTTAAAGGATGCGTTAAAGTTATTGCACTCACAGATGATGTAGATAGATTTGATGAATTGGATTATGTGTATACAGAAATAGATAATAGAAAAAGAAAAATAGAAAATGTATTTTATAGAAAAGGAATGGCTTTTATAGAATTTGAAGGTATAACCAATATGGTTGATGCTGAAAAATTTAAAGAAACGTATGTTTCAATAGAAGAATCACAGCTTAAAGACCTACCAAAAGACACTTATTATGTATTTGAATTAGAAGGACTTGATGTCTACTCAACTGAGGGTGAACTAATAGGCAAGGTTAAAGAAGTATTTCAAACAGGCGCTAATGATGTATACGAAGTTATAAGCAAAGCTAAAACATACTATATACCAGCTATTAAGGATGTAGTTAAAGAAATAAATATTGAAGAAAAGAAAATAGTAATTAATATTATAGAAGGATTATTGGAATGA
- a CDS encoding KH domain-containing protein, translating into MGELVEYLAKSLVDNPDLVKVKEVEGSQSLIIELSVAPEDMGKVIGKQGRIAKAIRTVVKAAATKDNKRVMVEIIQ; encoded by the coding sequence ATGGGTGAATTAGTTGAATACTTAGCAAAATCACTAGTAGATAATCCTGATCTCGTAAAAGTTAAAGAAGTTGAAGGTAGCCAATCGCTTATAATTGAACTTAGCGTTGCTCCGGAAGATATGGGCAAAGTTATTGGAAAACAGGGAAGGATAGCAAAAGCTATTAGAACCGTTGTAAAAGCAGCTGCTACAAAAGATAACAAACGTGTAATGGTTGAAATTATACAATAA
- the rpsP gene encoding 30S ribosomal protein S16 gives MSVKIRLKRMGSKKKPFYRIVVADSRSPRDGRFIEEIGYYNPVVEPKVVKIDSEKAAKWIDNGAKPTETVAMLLKKINVDEKRDENK, from the coding sequence ATGTCAGTAAAAATTAGATTAAAAAGAATGGGATCTAAAAAGAAACCTTTTTACAGAATAGTAGTAGCAGATTCTCGTTCACCAAGAGATGGACGTTTCATAGAAGAAATAGGATACTACAATCCAGTTGTTGAGCCAAAAGTTGTTAAAATAGACTCGGAAAAAGCAGCAAAATGGATAGATAATGGTGCGAAACCTACAGAAACTGTAGCGATGTTATTAAAAAAAATTAATGTTGATGAAAAAAGAGATGAAAACAAATAA
- the ffh gene encoding signal recognition particle protein: MFENLSDKLQNALKSLRGKGKLSEKDIDVAMREVKLSLLEADVNFKVVKSFIGKVKERAVGHEVMESLTPGQQVVKIVHDELKSIMGEQESKLEFNTNGITYIMMCGLQGAGKTTASGKLATKLKKEGKRPLLVACDIYRPAAIKQLQVVGESIDVPVFTLGDKISPVTIAKEASQHANKFNNDVVIIDTAGRLHVDEELMKELVDVKAEINPNEILMVLDAMTGQDAVKVAQTFNEYLDITGVILSKVDGDARGGAALSIKSVVDKPIKFVSVGEKMDQLEIFHPDRMASRILGMGDILSIIDKAQAAFDEKQAMELQKKIKNQEFDLDDFLTQLQQMKNMGPLEDILAMIPGANSKQLKGLTVDEKELKHVEAIIQSMTKKERAMPSLINGSRRKRIAAGSGTSVQQVNKILKQFGDMKKMMKQFSSMEKVMKKRGGAGKFKLPFM; this comes from the coding sequence ATGTTTGAGAATTTGTCTGATAAGCTACAAAATGCACTCAAATCTCTAAGAGGCAAAGGAAAGCTTTCTGAAAAAGATATAGACGTAGCAATGAGAGAAGTTAAGCTTTCTTTGTTAGAAGCAGATGTTAACTTCAAAGTTGTTAAATCTTTTATAGGTAAGGTTAAAGAAAGAGCGGTTGGTCATGAAGTTATGGAAAGCTTAACTCCAGGTCAACAAGTAGTTAAAATAGTTCATGATGAGCTAAAATCTATCATGGGCGAACAAGAGAGTAAGCTTGAATTTAATACAAATGGTATAACGTATATTATGATGTGTGGTTTACAAGGTGCTGGTAAAACTACAGCATCAGGTAAATTAGCTACAAAGCTAAAAAAAGAAGGAAAAAGACCTTTGCTTGTTGCATGTGATATTTATAGACCAGCAGCAATTAAACAGCTTCAAGTTGTTGGAGAGAGTATTGATGTTCCTGTATTCACTTTAGGAGATAAAATTAGCCCTGTTACAATCGCAAAAGAAGCATCTCAGCATGCAAATAAATTCAATAATGATGTTGTAATTATAGATACTGCTGGACGTCTTCATGTAGATGAAGAGTTAATGAAAGAACTTGTTGATGTAAAAGCGGAAATAAACCCAAATGAAATTCTTATGGTATTAGATGCTATGACTGGTCAGGATGCAGTAAAGGTTGCTCAAACATTTAATGAATACCTTGATATAACAGGCGTAATTTTATCAAAAGTTGATGGTGATGCTAGAGGTGGTGCTGCTCTATCAATAAAAAGTGTTGTTGATAAGCCAATTAAGTTTGTATCTGTTGGTGAAAAAATGGATCAATTAGAAATTTTTCATCCTGATAGAATGGCTTCAAGAATTTTAGGTATGGGAGATATTCTTTCAATTATAGATAAAGCACAAGCTGCTTTTGATGAAAAACAAGCAATGGAATTGCAGAAGAAAATTAAAAATCAAGAATTTGATTTGGATGATTTCTTAACTCAGCTTCAACAAATGAAAAACATGGGACCATTAGAAGATATATTAGCCATGATTCCAGGTGCTAATTCTAAACAACTTAAAGGTTTGACAGTAGATGAAAAAGAATTAAAGCATGTAGAAGCTATAATCCAATCAATGACAAAAAAAGAAAGAGCTATGCCATCATTAATCAATGGTAGTAGAAGAAAAAGAATTGCTGCTGGAAGTGGAACATCAGTACAGCAAGTAAATAAAATATTGAAGCAATTTGGTGACATGAAAAAAATGATGAAACAATTTAGCTCAATGGAAAAAGTAATGAAAAAAAGAGGCGGAGCTGGTAAGTTTAAACTACCTTTTATGTAA
- the ylxM gene encoding YlxM family DNA-binding protein: protein MLEKNLFFSILFDYYGSLLKKNQAIIIDLYYNQDFSLGEIAEQLNMSRAGIYDTLKRAEKNLTEYEEKLCLHSKITSYYEAAENIIKTLERIDYCKYKEEIDYIKNETDKILNEG from the coding sequence ATGTTAGAAAAAAATTTATTTTTTAGTATTTTATTTGATTATTATGGAAGCTTGTTAAAGAAAAATCAAGCTATAATTATTGATTTGTATTATAATCAGGATTTCAGTCTTGGCGAAATAGCAGAACAGTTAAATATGAGTAGGGCTGGTATTTATGATACATTGAAGAGAGCAGAAAAAAATCTAACTGAGTATGAAGAAAAACTTTGTTTACACTCTAAGATAACTTCATATTATGAAGCTGCAGAAAACATAATAAAGACTTTAGAAAGAATTGATTATTGCAAATATAAAGAAGAAATTGATTATATAAAAAATGAAACCGATAAAATATTGAATGAAGGGTAG
- a CDS encoding N-acetyltransferase, whose product MKYCLEKVNNNDKQEIYTIKKNSIMYYVRKIWGWDEKYQVEDFENSFNPINFKKITINQKCVGFIETHEDNNVVNITEIHLITEYQGLGIGSDIIKQVIVDAKEISKTVTLGCFKENKGAINLYKRIGFKIVNKTETHICFEI is encoded by the coding sequence ATGAAATATTGTTTGGAAAAAGTTAACAACAATGACAAGCAAGAAATATACACTATCAAAAAGAATTCAATCATGTATTATGTAAGAAAAATATGGGGATGGGATGAAAAATATCAAGTTGAAGATTTTGAAAATTCGTTTAACCCTATCAACTTTAAGAAAATCACGATAAATCAAAAATGTGTTGGATTTATTGAAACACATGAGGATAATAATGTGGTTAATATAACTGAAATTCATTTAATTACGGAATATCAAGGATTAGGGATTGGTAGTGATATTATAAAACAAGTTATTGTGGATGCAAAAGAAATTAGCAAAACGGTAACTTTGGGGTGTTTTAAAGAAAATAAAGGAGCAATTAATCTATATAAAAGAATCGGTTTTAAAATAGTAAATAAAACTGAAACACATATTTGTTTCGAAATATAG
- a CDS encoding N-acetyltransferase, with protein MHYKYYVKEWRYNIVVGILLFSYNQSCLSCMAVHPSYRKRGIATAMINKMLSIMPKGKDITVSTFIENDNKGIAPRALYKKFGFVEDELCIEFNYPNQKFVLHR; from the coding sequence TTGCATTATAAATATTATGTAAAAGAGTGGAGATATAATATTGTTGTAGGTATTTTACTATTTTCTTATAACCAAAGCTGTCTGTCATGTATGGCGGTTCATCCTTCATATAGAAAAAGAGGTATAGCAACTGCCATGATTAATAAAATGTTATCTATAATGCCTAAGGGTAAAGATATAACTGTATCAACATTTATAGAAAATGATAATAAAGGCATAGCTCCGAGAGCATTATATAAAAAATTTGGATTTGTAGAGGATGAATTATGTATAGAATTTAATTATCCTAATCAAAAGTTTGTATTACATAGATAA
- the rpsP gene encoding 30S ribosomal protein S16, which produces MSVKIRLKRMGSKKKPFYRIVVADSRSPRDGRFIEEIGYYNPVVEPKIVKIDEEKATKWLNNGAKPTDTVGMLLKTSGVLEKK; this is translated from the coding sequence ATGTCAGTAAAAATCAGATTAAAAAGAATGGGTTCTAAAAAGAAACCTTTTTACAGAATAGTTGTAGCGGATTCTCGTTCACCAAGAGATGGACGTTTCATAGAAGAAATAGGATACTACAATCCAGTAGTTGAACCAAAAATCGTTAAAATTGACGAAGAAAAAGCAACAAAATGGTTAAACAATGGTGCAAAACCAACTGATACTGTAGGAATGTTATTAAAAACTAGTGGAGTATTAGAAAAGAAATAA
- a CDS encoding class I SAM-dependent methyltransferase — MRKELIMKEYENSLLFWDDWFSKQEAEKIDSTIEISPIEDYMMKEFALNCENVFDYGTGSGCFLFQCAQHKHIKYGLGIDQSENGIRLANETVKLSEPSKFGNLEFKIGCEDYLSSIKSESFDGIICSNVIDVIDHSLVENILKEFKRIVKKDGLIFIKINPQVDVNYIQKSGCVEFAPNMISKDDNLRICNYDSQYWKKMLGKYFELKYYIEFPYNGAKELNRLFYLQNVNED; from the coding sequence ATGAGAAAGGAATTAATTATGAAAGAATATGAAAATTCATTGTTGTTTTGGGACGATTGGTTTTCAAAACAAGAAGCTGAAAAAATAGATTCTACGATTGAAATTTCACCAATTGAGGATTACATGATGAAGGAATTTGCATTAAATTGTGAAAACGTTTTTGATTATGGGACTGGAAGCGGTTGTTTTCTATTCCAATGTGCACAGCATAAGCATATAAAATATGGTTTAGGAATAGACCAGTCTGAAAACGGAATAAGATTAGCGAACGAAACAGTTAAGTTATCAGAACCATCAAAATTTGGTAATTTAGAATTTAAAATAGGTTGTGAAGATTATCTTTCAAGTATAAAAAGTGAAAGTTTTGATGGAATAATATGTTCAAACGTAATTGATGTTATTGACCACAGTTTAGTTGAAAATATACTAAAGGAATTCAAAAGAATTGTTAAAAAAGATGGCTTGATATTTATAAAAATAAATCCTCAGGTAGATGTAAATTACATACAAAAATCAGGCTGCGTGGAATTTGCGCCAAATATGATTTCAAAGGATGATAATTTGAGAATTTGTAACTATGATAGTCAGTATTGGAAAAAAATGCTTGGAAAATACTTTGAATTAAAATATTATATTGAGTTTCCATACAATGGTGCAAAAGAATTAAATAGGTTGTTTTATCTTCAAAACGTTAATGAAGATTAA
- a CDS encoding peptidylprolyl isomerase: MKNPIATMIMNNGNKIKIELYPYEAPNTVNSFIYLANKGAFDNKDIKRLVPGFVIQPVYDEFKENEDYRYEIDGEFRENGFNNRLKLEKGVIAMGGDGKEIASGSCYFITLSDEAGEKLNGKYPGFGRIIEGYEEIERIEKVETKPVDIGIEGVIVNKPVVPETIKSVRVEAFSHNYDKPIIKNIV; the protein is encoded by the coding sequence ATGAAAAATCCAATAGCAACAATGATAATGAATAATGGAAACAAAATTAAAATTGAATTATATCCTTATGAAGCACCAAATACAGTAAACAGCTTTATATATTTAGCTAACAAAGGAGCTTTTGATAATAAAGATATAAAAAGGCTTGTGCCTGGATTTGTTATACAACCGGTATATGATGAATTTAAGGAAAATGAAGATTATAGATATGAAATTGATGGGGAATTCAGAGAAAATGGTTTTAATAACAGATTGAAATTAGAAAAAGGTGTTATTGCTATGGGGGGAGACGGAAAAGAAATTGCATCAGGTAGCTGTTATTTTATAACTTTGAGTGATGAAGCGGGAGAAAAGCTTAATGGTAAATATCCTGGCTTTGGTAGAATAATTGAAGGGTATGAAGAAATAGAACGTATAGAAAAAGTTGAAACAAAACCTGTTGATATAGGTATTGAAGGTGTTATAGTTAATAAACCAGTAGTGCCTGAAACAATAAAAAGTGTTAGGGTTGAAGCGTTTAGTCATAATTATGATAAACCAATAATAAAAAATATAGTTTAA
- a CDS encoding phosphotransferase, with translation MASFIVHLRVAEKLYNEIENIIEKDFIIGNIAADSGETNLDFSNITPSKEVTHFYTKKSGNVPDPEEFYKEYLENKELDKERYSFYLGYYCHLITDLLWDEMCKSLVDDYGNEIIKPILYSKRGKNSVWENLDLQFLNLEEDFRPYQIFKQCKMYINNYIDVFDKYSFFKKFVQVIDFYDSNGKYLDFNCPDMLKIKLDSFVDMTTNRIIGRLDHFWADIPNSSQWRNIDLTFKNWAGDRKYNIETFNGKKYLLEMSNKSFYKDKQDEFNYAKALASLFVNKPQMFGRCNNNTLTYSIYDRFSTTYLSEILHKLNEKEQYKLGVESGKILFKIHDLNKLNKKDKDWEYTYNIKINHIINMFIECELPIDNSDKIINYINNHRNFLENRPQCLLHGNFQVENIAINVECKTLGVTSLNEYTYGDPWLDFANIVKSVSESPVFACGQINGYFQNKVPDEFFKLLALYIACQQLSDITWSLAYGDERHEQVVNFSYKVFYWYNYFTTSKPNWYKESN, from the coding sequence ATGGCGTCTTTTATTGTTCACTTAAGAGTAGCTGAGAAATTATACAATGAAATCGAAAATATAATAGAAAAAGATTTTATCATAGGAAATATAGCAGCGGATAGTGGCGAAACTAACTTAGATTTCTCAAATATAACACCTAGCAAGGAAGTAACACATTTTTATACAAAAAAGAGTGGAAATGTTCCAGATCCAGAGGAATTTTATAAAGAATATCTTGAAAATAAGGAACTTGATAAAGAAAGATATTCATTTTATTTAGGATATTATTGCCATCTTATTACAGATTTATTGTGGGATGAAATGTGTAAGTCATTAGTAGATGATTATGGCAATGAAATTATTAAACCAATATTATATTCGAAAAGAGGAAAGAATAGTGTCTGGGAAAATTTAGATTTACAATTTCTAAATTTAGAAGAGGATTTTAGACCATATCAAATTTTTAAGCAATGTAAAATGTATATAAACAATTATATAGACGTATTTGATAAATATTCTTTTTTTAAGAAATTTGTACAAGTTATTGATTTTTACGATTCGAATGGTAAATATCTTGATTTCAATTGTCCAGATATGTTAAAGATAAAATTAGATTCTTTTGTGGATATGACTACTAATAGAATAATTGGACGTCTAGATCATTTTTGGGCTGACATACCAAATAGCAGTCAGTGGAGAAATATTGATTTAACATTTAAAAATTGGGCTGGAGATAGAAAATACAATATTGAAACATTTAATGGTAAAAAGTATTTGTTAGAAATGTCAAACAAATCGTTTTATAAAGATAAACAAGATGAATTTAATTATGCAAAAGCTTTAGCTAGTTTGTTTGTAAATAAACCACAAATGTTTGGTAGATGTAACAATAACACACTAACTTATAGTATATATGATAGGTTTAGTACTACGTACTTAAGCGAGATTCTTCACAAGTTAAATGAGAAGGAACAATATAAATTGGGTGTAGAATCAGGCAAAATATTATTTAAAATACATGATTTAAACAAATTAAATAAAAAAGATAAAGATTGGGAATACACATATAATATAAAAATTAATCACATTATAAATATGTTTATTGAATGTGAGCTTCCTATAGATAATTCAGATAAAATTATAAATTATATAAATAATCATAGAAATTTTTTAGAAAATAGACCTCAATGTTTACTGCATGGTAATTTTCAAGTTGAGAATATAGCAATAAATGTTGAATGTAAGACTCTTGGAGTAACAAGCTTAAATGAGTATACATATGGTGATCCATGGTTAGACTTTGCAAATATTGTAAAAAGTGTGTCTGAAAGCCCTGTATTTGCATGTGGTCAAATTAACGGGTATTTTCAAAATAAAGTTCCTGATGAGTTTTTTAAATTGCTTGCTTTATATATAGCCTGCCAACAACTTTCAGATATTACATGGTCTTTGGCATATGGAGATGAACGTCATGAACAGGTAGTAAACTTTTCATACAAGGTGTTTTACTGGTACAACTATTTTACTACGTCAAAACCAAATTGGTATAAAGAAAGTAATTAA
- a CDS encoding NAD-dependent epimerase/dehydratase family protein: protein MNILVIGGTRFFGVHLVRSLLKKGHNVTIATRGQALDNFGNEVTRIKVDRTNYDDMNNAFKGKEYDVVCDNICYCSNDVKCVLDNIKCNRYVLTSTCSVYDNYHINIKEKEFDPLAYELKWCDRTDFDYGEIKRQAEAATFQYYDNQQACAIRFPYVIGEDDYTKRLYFYVEHIVNSKSMNINNLKDKISFISSDEAGKFISFLAEDDVTGQYNASALGSISIESIIEYIENKVNKEAIINKDGDDAPYNYTPSFTLITKNSSDLGYKFSLLDSWFYELIDKLIKEAQNN, encoded by the coding sequence ATGAACATATTAGTAATTGGTGGAACAAGATTTTTCGGAGTGCATTTAGTAAGATCACTATTGAAGAAAGGTCATAACGTTACAATTGCAACTAGAGGACAAGCATTAGACAATTTTGGAAATGAGGTAACAAGAATTAAGGTAGATAGGACAAATTATGATGATATGAATAATGCGTTCAAAGGAAAAGAATATGATGTAGTTTGTGATAATATTTGCTATTGCTCTAATGATGTAAAATGTGTATTAGACAATATTAAGTGCAATAGATATGTTTTAACCTCAACATGCTCTGTATACGATAACTATCATATCAATATTAAAGAAAAAGAATTTGATCCTTTGGCATACGAACTAAAGTGGTGTGACAGAACAGATTTTGATTATGGTGAAATAAAACGACAAGCTGAGGCAGCAACTTTTCAATATTATGATAATCAACAAGCATGTGCTATTAGATTTCCATATGTTATCGGTGAAGATGATTATACAAAGAGATTATATTTTTATGTAGAGCATATTGTTAATTCTAAATCAATGAATATTAATAATCTTAAAGATAAAATTTCATTTATCAGCTCAGACGAAGCTGGCAAATTTATTTCATTTTTAGCTGAAGATGATGTTACTGGACAGTACAATGCTTCAGCACTTGGTTCAATTTCCATAGAAAGTATAATAGAATATATTGAAAATAAAGTAAATAAAGAAGCAATAATAAATAAAGACGGAGATGATGCACCCTATAACTATACGCCTTCGTTTACACTTATAACAAAGAATTCTTCGGACCTAGGATATAAATTTAGTCTATTAGACTCATGGTTTTATGAACTAATTGATAAGCTAATAAAAGAAGCTCAAAATAACTAA
- a CDS encoding DUF6019 family protein — MIVFLSIIGSILAIVAFYVIVKDGVKNGILEAYNEIENKKVEKK, encoded by the coding sequence ATGATAGTTTTTTTATCAATTATTGGATCGATACTTGCTATAGTTGCATTTTATGTAATAGTAAAAGATGGGGTAAAAAATGGTATTTTAGAAGCATATAATGAAATAGAAAATAAAAAAGTTGAAAAAAAATAA
- a CDS encoding hemolysin III family protein has product MRTKLADRQLPNYTRGEEIFNMVSHIVGSAFGIVALTLCIIVSVKNNNTYGLISSSIYGATMILLYTMSSIYHGLKNGLAKKVFQVLDHCTIYLLIAGSYTPIALSSIRIVSAPVAWTMFGIEWGLTALAVTLTAIDLKKYDKFSMVCYIVMGWAVVFFCKTTIQAITINGFFLLLAGGILYTIGSILYGLGKRKKYMHNIFHVFVLFGSLLHFFCIIFYVL; this is encoded by the coding sequence ATGAGAACAAAATTAGCAGATAGACAGCTTCCAAATTATACTAGAGGCGAAGAAATATTTAATATGGTTTCACATATTGTAGGTAGTGCATTTGGAATTGTAGCTCTAACGTTGTGCATTATTGTTTCTGTAAAAAATAATAATACATATGGTTTAATTTCTTCATCTATATACGGAGCTACAATGATACTTTTATATACGATGTCTAGCATTTATCATGGATTAAAAAATGGTTTAGCTAAAAAGGTATTTCAGGTTCTCGACCATTGCACAATTTATTTGCTTATTGCAGGTTCGTATACTCCAATAGCACTAAGTTCAATTAGAATTGTCAGTGCACCAGTAGCTTGGACAATGTTTGGTATAGAATGGGGATTAACTGCATTAGCAGTAACGCTTACAGCAATTGATTTGAAAAAATATGACAAATTTTCAATGGTTTGCTATATAGTTATGGGATGGGCTGTTGTGTTTTTTTGTAAAACAACAATTCAAGCCATTACTATAAATGGATTTTTTCTGTTACTTGCAGGTGGAATTTTATATACTATAGGTTCGATACTTTATGGATTAGGCAAAAGAAAAAAATATATGCATAATATATTTCATGTATTTGTTTTATTTGGCAGCTTGTTGCATTTCTTTTGTATTATATTTTATGTTTTATAA
- a CDS encoding xanthine phosphoribosyltransferase, with amino-acid sequence MKLLKERIIKDGIIKEGNILKVDSFLNHQMDINLINEIGKEFKKIFEDKKIDKILTIEASGIGIACIVAQYFDVPVVFAKKSKSINLSGESYITKIESFTHKKTYDVIVSKKFLHEGEHILIIDDFLANGYAVKGLLQIIEESGAIVEGVGIVIEKGFQEGGRNLREKGINLHSLAIVDKMDVENKTLQFR; translated from the coding sequence ATGAAACTTTTAAAGGAACGAATTATTAAAGATGGTATTATAAAAGAAGGTAATATTTTAAAGGTTGATAGCTTTTTAAATCATCAAATGGATATAAATTTGATTAATGAAATTGGAAAAGAGTTTAAAAAAATATTTGAGGATAAAAAAATTGATAAAATACTTACAATTGAAGCCTCTGGCATTGGAATTGCATGTATAGTAGCACAGTATTTTGATGTACCCGTTGTTTTTGCAAAAAAAAGTAAAAGTATAAATTTAAGTGGAGAATCATATATAACAAAAATAGAATCTTTTACACATAAAAAAACTTATGATGTAATTGTTTCTAAAAAATTTCTACATGAAGGTGAACATATTCTAATAATAGATGATTTTCTAGCCAACGGATATGCTGTTAAAGGATTATTACAAATAATCGAAGAATCAGGTGCAATTGTTGAAGGTGTTGGAATTGTAATTGAAAAAGGATTTCAAGAAGGCGGTAGAAATCTTAGAGAAAAAGGCATTAACCTACACTCTTTAGCTATAGTCGACAAAATGGATGTGGAAAATAAGACATTACAATTTAGATAG